GCGACGGGGGAGTAGTCCTGGCGGATGCCGATGGCGCGCAGTTCGGCACCGGCGATACGGCCGAGGGTGCGGGCGTCGGACCGCGAACCGCCCGCGCCGATGGCCATCGCGCCCGGGAACAGCGTCGCGGGCTTGCCCACGCGTGCCACTATCCCGTGCTCCTGGTCGGTGGAGACGAGAACGGGCAGCCCGCGCGGCTGGTCGAGGGACGCCTTCTGGATCCCGTTGGAGAGATCCGCTGTCTGATGGGGGTTCCGGGTGTTGTGCGCCCAGGCGAAGTAGATGATCCCGCCGACCCGGTACTTGGCGATCAGCTCGGCGGCCGTGCGGACGCCGATCTCCTTGAGGTTGGCGTCGATGTCGGCCTGGTCGGGCGCGGTGGCGGAGTGGCCGTACACGCGCATCACGAAGAGCTGGCCGACCTTCTCCTCCAGCGTCATACGGGAGATGAGGGCGCGGAGTTTGTTGTCGTCGTGGGGACGGGTGCCTTCGGCGTACGCGGAGGTGCCGGTGGCGAGTGCGGCGGTGACGCCCGCGGTGGCGGCGAGAACCGTACGCCGGGACGGAGTCGGCGAAGTCACCGGTGATGTCGGTGTCGCCGGTCTGTCCGGTCTGGCGGTGTTTCCTGTGTTTCCCGTGCTGGAGTCGCGCACGTGCGCTCCTTCCCTGGTGAAGGAAACTTCCGAGGAGTCACGAATATCCAGGAAGTTTCTTCCAGTCAAGGGTGTGCACAGTAACCCGGGTCGGGGCCGTCACCGGCGCAGTTGGAGGGGGGCGCGCCGGTGACGGCATGCTGCCGGCCGCAGGCGGCGGAGAGGGTGGTCAGCGATCGCAGCCAGCAGCGAGGCCGACACCGCACTGCGGAGACTCATCCGGCAGCTTGCGGATTGGACGAAGGGGGAGGGGGCCGGGTTCCCCGGATCCGGAAGTTGGGGCGGGGGTGCCGGATGGGGTTGGATGCGAGCCGATCAGCCCTCTGCGCTGGGGAGCGGCAGCCCTGCTGGTGGGAGGGGTGGCGCTGACGTCACTGGCGCCGTCGAAGAAGGCCGACAAGGCGGGCGTTCCATCGAGGGAACAGGTCAGTGAGCCGGCATGAGGAGGGCATGACCGAGAGCGCGTCAGAACAGGGTGACGTCCAGTGCGCCTTCGGCGTACTGCCTGCGGAGTTCCTTCTTGTCGAACTTGCCGACGCTGGTCTTGGGGACGGAGTGGATGATCGTCCAGCGTTCGGGGAGCTGCCACTTGGCGATCCGGCCTTCTTCGGCGAGGAAGGTGCGCAGGGTGGCGAAGTCGGCGGTGGCGCCCTGTTTGAGGACGACGGTGGCCAGGGGGCGTTCGCCCCACTTGTCGTCGGGGACGGCGACGACGGCGGCTTCGGCGACGTCGGGGTGGGACATGAGGGCGTTCTCCAGGTCGACGGAGGAGATCCATTCGCCGCCCGACTTGATGACGTCCTTGGCGCGGTCGGTGAGGGTGAGGAAGCCGTCGGGGCTGATGGTGCCGACGTCACCGGTCTTGAGCCAGCCGTCTTCACTGAACTTGTCGGCGGGGCGCAGTGGTTCGGTGCCCTGGCCGCCGTAGTAGGCGCCGGCGATCCAGGGGCCGCGGACCTCCAGTTCGCCGGCGGATTTGCCGTCCCAGGGGAGGCGTTCGCCGCTGGGGCCGGTGAGGCGGGCCTCGACGCCGGCGGGGAAGCGGCCCTGGGTGAGCCGGTAGGCGAACTCCTCGTCCGTGCCCACCGCGTGGGCCGGCGGCCGGGCGATGGTGCCGAGCGGTGAGGTCTCGGTCATGCCCCAGGCGTGGCAGACCCGCATGCCCAGCTCGTCGAAGGCGGCCATGAGTGAGGGCGGGCAGGCCGAGCCGCCGATGGTGACCTGGGTGAGGGAGGAGACGTCACGGGGCTTGGCGTGCAGCTCGGCGAGCAGGCCCTGCCAGATGGTGGGGACCGCGGCGGCGTGCGTGGGCCGCTCGCTCTCGATCATCTCGGCGATCGGCGCGGGCTGCAGAAAACGGTCCGGCATGAGCAGACCGGCGCCGGTCATGAACCCGGCGTAGGGCAGCCCCCAGGCGTTGACGTGGAACTGCGGCACCACGACGAGGGACGTGTCCATGTCGGTGAGCCCCATGGACTGGGCCATGTTCTC
This genomic interval from Streptomyces dengpaensis contains the following:
- a CDS encoding long-chain fatty acid--CoA ligase; translated protein: MQDVPLLISRILTHGSTVHGTSQVTTWTGEGRPRHRSYAEIGDRAGQLAHSLRDDLGVTGDERVATLMWNNAEHVEAYYAIPSMGAVLHTLNLRLPSEQLTFIVNHAADRVVVVNGSLLPLLAPLLPHLPTVEHVVVSGPGDRSLLDGTSVRVHEYEELLAGKPTTYDWPELDERQAAAMCYTSGTTGDPKGVVYSHRSVYLHSMQENMAQSMGLTDMDTSLVVVPQFHVNAWGLPYAGFMTGAGLLMPDRFLQPAPIAEMIESERPTHAAAVPTIWQGLLAELHAKPRDVSSLTQVTIGGSACPPSLMAAFDELGMRVCHAWGMTETSPLGTIARPPAHAVGTDEEFAYRLTQGRFPAGVEARLTGPSGERLPWDGKSAGELEVRGPWIAGAYYGGQGTEPLRPADKFSEDGWLKTGDVGTISPDGFLTLTDRAKDVIKSGGEWISSVDLENALMSHPDVAEAAVVAVPDDKWGERPLATVVLKQGATADFATLRTFLAEEGRIAKWQLPERWTIIHSVPKTSVGKFDKKELRRQYAEGALDVTLF